A genomic stretch from Candidatus Methylomirabilota bacterium includes:
- the xseA gene encoding exodeoxyribonuclease VII large subunit, giving the protein MSEAERRVYTVSELTAGIKGTLEGAFPAVWVEGEISNLRVPSSGHAYFTLKDEGAQLSAVLFRGRGRRVRFEPEDGMHVLAFGGLDVYAARGQYQLVVELMEPQGLGALQLAFEQLKRKLEAEGLFDEGRKRKLPVYPRVIGIVTSPTGAAIRDMLNIIGRRFGDLHILIAPVRVQGDGAPVEIVQALVNLQEMAELDVIVVGRGGGSIEDLWAFNDEAVARAIVACRVPVISAVGHETDFTIADFVADLRAPTPSGAAELVVREKLAVIERLVDLYARLKQAVVADVAAQRERLEFLARRRVLTDPARALRDLYRRLDDLQGRLRLGLRAGQRQVRHRLALLTQALSAKNPAARIAADTALLGQLRGRLVSAAAHGVKASRARFATSVGRLESLSPLAVLSRGYSVTRLPSGALVRSAAQARSGDLLEILLHQGALGARVTEVRERDERHQV; this is encoded by the coding sequence ATGAGCGAGGCCGAGCGGAGGGTCTACACGGTTTCGGAGCTGACGGCGGGGATCAAGGGGACGCTGGAGGGAGCGTTTCCCGCGGTGTGGGTGGAGGGGGAGATCTCGAATCTGCGGGTGCCGTCGTCGGGGCATGCGTACTTCACGCTGAAGGACGAAGGCGCGCAGCTCTCCGCGGTGCTGTTCAGGGGGCGCGGCCGGCGCGTGCGCTTCGAGCCGGAGGACGGCATGCACGTGCTGGCCTTCGGCGGCCTCGATGTGTACGCCGCCCGTGGGCAATACCAGCTGGTAGTCGAGCTCATGGAGCCCCAGGGTCTGGGCGCGCTCCAGCTCGCCTTCGAGCAGCTCAAGCGCAAGCTCGAGGCCGAAGGCCTCTTCGACGAAGGTCGCAAGCGCAAGCTCCCCGTCTACCCGCGCGTGATCGGCATCGTCACCTCGCCCACGGGGGCGGCCATCCGCGACATGCTGAACATCATCGGCCGCCGCTTCGGCGACCTCCACATCCTGATCGCCCCCGTCCGCGTGCAGGGCGATGGCGCCCCCGTCGAGATCGTGCAGGCACTCGTCAATCTCCAGGAGATGGCGGAGCTGGACGTCATCGTGGTGGGACGCGGCGGCGGCTCCATCGAGGATCTCTGGGCCTTCAACGACGAGGCGGTGGCCCGGGCCATCGTGGCCTGCCGGGTGCCCGTGATCTCGGCCGTGGGTCACGAGACGGACTTCACCATTGCCGACTTCGTGGCCGATCTGCGCGCGCCGACACCGTCCGGCGCCGCCGAGCTGGTGGTGCGCGAGAAGCTCGCGGTGATCGAGCGCCTCGTGGATCTGTACGCTCGGCTCAAGCAGGCCGTGGTCGCGGACGTGGCAGCCCAGCGCGAGCGCCTCGAGTTCCTGGCGCGGCGGCGGGTCTTGACCGATCCCGCCCGCGCCCTGCGCGATCTCTACCGCCGTCTGGATGACCTGCAGGGGAGGCTCCGGCTCGGGCTGCGCGCGGGCCAGCGACAGGTGCGGCATCGTCTGGCCCTCCTCACCCAGGCCCTGAGCGCGAAGAACCCCGCGGCGAGAATCGCCGCCGACACGGCGCTGCTCGGCCAGCTCCGCGGGCGCCTGGTCTCCGCGGCGGCTCACGGCGTCAAAGCCTCGCGCGCCCGCTTCGCCACGTCGGTGGGCCGCCTCGAGAGCCTCTCGCCCCTCGCCGTCCTCTCGCGAGGCTATAGCGTGACGCGCCTGCCCTCGGGCGCTCTCGTTCGCTCGGCCGCGCAGGCGCGATCCGGTGACCTGCTCGAGATTCTGCTGCACCAGGGCGCGCTCGGCGCGCGCGTCACGGAGGTCCGGGAACGGGATGAGCGACATCAAGTTTGA
- a CDS encoding endonuclease domain-containing protein encodes MSYLTAPHPALSPKGRGIQNKSDVLAILESLSPIGGEGRVRGQVCERPRKYARDLRQSQTDAERKLWWRLRDRRLTEFKFRRQHPIGPFVADFCCTEAKLVIELDGGQHTLQRSSDPARTEFLEAHGYRVLRFWDNEILTNIDGVLQRIALALHANHRPSPCPLPRGERDLEVPPTSSEGSPPMNPSPPSGERVG; translated from the coding sequence ATGAGCTACTTGACGGCCCCTCACCCTGCCCTCTCCCCTAAGGGGAGAGGGATACAAAACAAATCTGATGTTCTGGCTATTCTTGAATCCCTCTCCCCCATCGGGGGAGAGGGCAGGGTGAGGGGGCAAGTCTGCGAGCGCCCCAGGAAGTACGCGCGAGACCTTCGTCAATCACAAACGGATGCAGAGAGGAAACTGTGGTGGCGCCTGCGTGACAGGAGGCTGACGGAGTTCAAGTTCCGACGACAGCATCCGATTGGTCCGTTCGTCGCAGACTTCTGCTGCACTGAAGCCAAACTCGTCATCGAGCTCGACGGCGGCCAGCACACCCTTCAGCGGAGTTCTGATCCAGCCCGGACCGAGTTTCTAGAAGCTCATGGCTACCGAGTGCTGCGATTCTGGGACAACGAGATCCTCACGAACATTGATGGCGTTCTTCAGCGAATAGCTCTCGCTCTGCATGCGAATCACCGCCCCTCACCCTGCCCTCTCCCCAGAGGGGAGAGGGATCTTGAAGTGCCACCTACCTCCAGTGAGGGGTCTCCTCCAATGAATCCCTCTCCCCCATCGGGGGAGAGGGTAGGGTGA
- the folD gene encoding bifunctional methylenetetrahydrofolate dehydrogenase/methenyltetrahydrofolate cyclohydrolase FolD → MQILQGRPVADKVLAEVKAGVAALKQRTGVEPALAVILVGEDPASQIYVRNKKRAADEVGIASRDFLFPQGCTQAELLETIRRINADATLHGILLQLPLPKGMDEDQAVAAIAPQKDADGLHPMSLGNLLAGKPTAVPCTPAGCIEILDHYGIPIEGAEAVMVGRSRLVGKPLAQLLLARHATVTMCHTRTRDLAAHCRRADILCVAAGKPRVITGDMIKEGAVIIDVGVNRLETGKLAGDVDFESASQRARAITPVPGGVGPMTIAMLMKNTLLVATRQLGAA, encoded by the coding sequence GTGCAGATCCTCCAGGGTAGGCCGGTCGCAGACAAGGTGCTGGCCGAGGTCAAGGCCGGCGTGGCCGCCCTCAAGCAGAGAACCGGCGTGGAGCCCGCGCTGGCCGTCATCCTCGTCGGCGAGGATCCCGCCTCCCAGATCTATGTCCGCAACAAGAAGCGCGCGGCCGACGAGGTGGGCATCGCCTCGCGCGATTTCCTCTTCCCCCAGGGCTGCACCCAGGCGGAGCTGCTCGAGACGATCAGGCGGATCAATGCGGATGCCACGCTCCACGGCATCCTGCTCCAGCTGCCGTTGCCCAAGGGCATGGACGAGGACCAGGCCGTGGCCGCCATCGCACCCCAGAAGGATGCCGACGGCCTCCACCCGATGAGCCTGGGCAATCTTCTCGCTGGCAAGCCCACCGCCGTCCCGTGCACGCCGGCCGGATGCATCGAGATCCTCGATCACTACGGGATCCCCATCGAGGGCGCGGAAGCCGTCATGGTCGGGCGCTCGCGCCTGGTCGGCAAGCCGCTGGCCCAGCTCCTTCTCGCGCGCCACGCCACCGTGACCATGTGCCACACGCGCACACGGGATCTCGCGGCGCACTGCCGGCGCGCGGACATCCTCTGCGTGGCCGCGGGGAAGCCCCGCGTGATCACGGGCGACATGATCAAGGAAGGCGCCGTGATCATCGACGTCGGCGTCAACCGGCTCGAGACGGGCAAGCTTGCCGGCGACGTGGATTTCGAATCCGCCTCCCAGCGTGCTCGCGCCATCACCCCCGTGCCCGGCGGCGTGGGCCCCATGACCATCGCCATGCTCATGAAGAACACGCTCCTCGTGGCCACCCGCCAGCTCGGTGCCGCATGA
- a CDS encoding TIGR00282 family metallophosphoesterase, whose product MPKPLTILCVGDVFGEPGRRAVQILLPRLRKQYEVDLAIVNVENSAAGFGVTPQMARAFLEQGVDVMTSGNHIWDKKEIVEHIAKENLLLRPANFPVGTPGTGYVTVKAGPHKVAVLNLMGRVFMLPIDCPFRKADEILPELRKDTPIIIVDMHAEATSESQAMGWHLDGRVSAVVGTHRHVQTADERVLPQGTAYITDLGMTGPTDSVIGVDKDIALERFITQMPNRFEPAKGPVALHGALLKVDAETGRGLSIERLRVPLSD is encoded by the coding sequence ATGCCCAAGCCGCTCACGATTCTCTGCGTCGGCGATGTCTTTGGTGAGCCCGGGCGCCGGGCCGTTCAGATTTTGCTGCCGCGGCTGCGCAAGCAGTACGAGGTGGATCTCGCCATCGTCAATGTCGAGAACTCGGCCGCGGGCTTCGGGGTCACCCCCCAGATGGCGCGCGCCTTCCTCGAGCAGGGCGTGGACGTGATGACCTCCGGCAACCACATCTGGGACAAGAAGGAGATCGTCGAACACATCGCCAAGGAGAACCTCCTTCTGCGCCCGGCCAACTTTCCCGTGGGGACGCCCGGCACCGGCTATGTCACCGTGAAGGCCGGCCCCCACAAGGTGGCGGTGCTCAACCTCATGGGCCGAGTGTTCATGCTGCCCATCGACTGCCCCTTCCGGAAGGCCGACGAGATTCTGCCCGAGCTTCGCAAGGACACCCCCATCATCATCGTGGACATGCACGCCGAGGCCACCAGCGAGTCGCAGGCCATGGGCTGGCATCTCGACGGGCGCGTGAGCGCCGTCGTCGGCACTCACCGCCATGTCCAGACGGCGGACGAGCGCGTGCTGCCGCAGGGCACGGCGTACATCACCGACCTCGGCATGACGGGTCCCACCGACTCCGTCATCGGCGTGGACAAGGACATCGCTCTCGAGCGCTTCATCACGCAGATGCCGAACCGCTTCGAGCCCGCCAAGGGCCCGGTGGCGCTCCACGGCGCCTTGCTCAAAGTCGACGCCGAGACGGGCCGAGGGCTCTCGATCGAGCGGTTGCGCGTCCCCCTTTCCGACTGA